GGACACCTTTCAATTGCTGCTGCAGGACCGCGAGTGGGTCCAAGCACAATTCGTCACCATCATGAACACCGCCGGGTTCGGTGACCGACCCATCGTGGGAACCATTGCCTGCCCTCCACCCCGTGGGGATGTTCGGTGGAACCCCAACACGACACGCCCGGTGGCGGCGACCGGCAGGGTCTCCCTCGGCGAGGCGGTTTCCCGGGTGCGATCACCCCCGACACGGTGATTCAACACGAAGCGCCCGGAGTCCCGACGGAGGACTCCGGGCGGGAAACCGGAAAATCACGAATCCCAGCGGTACGAACGACAGCGTAGAAGCCCGAAAGGAAGGCGTTGCGATGAGTCTTGCAACCCCGACAGGTGTGGTCACCCCGTTGAGTGTCTTCCGGCCCACCATCGTGCGCCAGCCGGCGGTGACTGTTCCGGTGACCGTCTGCACAACACGGTGGAACATCGGTGGTTACCGCATCCGCCGGGTCCTTGACCAAGCCCGCATCACCCATCACGACATCGACCTCCAGACCAGCCCCGACGCCAAAAACACCCGCCAAAGCCTCCCTGGGGTTGGCGCCGTCACTTTCCCCGTCGTCTACATCGACGGTGAGTGGCTGATCAAACCCACACCCGACACGATCCAAGCCAACCTGACGTCGCGTCAACCGGCTGTTGCCCCGCAGTGGCGTCGCAGAGCCCATCCTGATCCTTGGACATGGCGCCAGCATACGCGGGACGCGATGGTACATCACGGCAACCGCAGACCGAATCCCTGCGGGTAAGCGGGGCGGAAGGTGTTGTCCGGGACATCCGAGAAGCTCGCGAGAACTGCGGCCATGGAGGATGGGATCTCGAACGGTAGCCGTCCGACCGGTGCTGCCTCACCGAACAGGACGCGAGCGTACGCCTCGGAACCCGCACCGAAGTTGGCCGTGACCGCCGAGACCAACGGCGCGACCTGGCCGAGCAGCACCGGTCGGTCGAGATACACGTCCACGATGGTGGGCGTGATGGCCGCGACCGCGCGGATGTGCTCGAGCGTTTCCTCGGGGAACACGA
The Rathayibacter sp. SW19 DNA segment above includes these coding regions:
- a CDS encoding glutaredoxin family protein yields the protein MSLATPTGVVTPLSVFRPTIVRQPAVTVPVTVCTTRWNIGGYRIRRVLDQARITHHDIDLQTSPDAKNTRQSLPGVGAVTFPVVYIDGEWLIKPTPDTIQANLTSRQPAVAPQWRRRAHPDPWTWRQHTRDAMVHHGNRRPNPCG